The proteins below are encoded in one region of Phaseolus vulgaris cultivar G19833 chromosome 1, P. vulgaris v2.0, whole genome shotgun sequence:
- the LOC137813545 gene encoding uncharacterized protein, with protein sequence MDAAAVARVSNGGGGVVRFPLSASSALVIQKGDITKWSIDGSTDAIVNPANERMLGGGGADGAIHRAAGPQLVEACRTVPEVRPGVRCPTGEARITLGFMLPASHVIHTVGPIYSSDSNPSASLASAYRNTLRVAKENNIQYIAFPAISCGVYGYPFDEAATVAISTIKEFPNDFKEVHFVLFSPDIYDIWLNKVDELLKD encoded by the exons ATGGACGCAGCAGCAGTAGCTAGGGTTTCCAATGGCGGTGGCGGCGTAGTTCGCTTCCCGTTATCTGCATCGAGCGCTTTGGTAATTCAGAAAGGGGACATCACCAAATGGTCCATCGATGGTTCCACCGACGCAATA GTAAATCCCGCGAACGAGAGAATGCTTGGTGGTGGTGGTGCCGATGGAG CTATACATAGGGCCGCAGGCCCACAACTTGTTGAAGCGTGCCGCACTGTTCCTGAAGTTAGGCCCGGAGTTCGGTGTCCAACAGGGGAAGCAAGGATCACACT TGGTTTTATGCTGCCTGCTTCTCATGTTATTCACACTGTTGGCCCaatctacagtagtgatagtaATCCGTCTGCCTCTCTGGCGAGTGCTTACAG GAATACTTTGAGGGTTGCAAAAGAAAACAACATTCAGTATATAGCATTCCCAGCCATATCATGTGGTGTCTATGG ATACCCGTTTGATGAAGCTGCTACAGTTGCAATTTCTACCATCAAAGAGTTTCCTAATGACTTTAAGGAG GTGCACTTTGTTCTGTTCTCCCCTGATATATATGACATCTGGTTAAATAAGGTAGATGAGTTGTTGAAAGATTAG